A stretch of the Phyllopteryx taeniolatus isolate TA_2022b chromosome 5, UOR_Ptae_1.2, whole genome shotgun sequence genome encodes the following:
- the lysmd4 gene encoding lysM and putative peptidoglycan-binding domain-containing protein 4, producing MRRGEHVPHAFQAPVDVHASADGQVYMFKRKANGTAASSDGEDEEVEELGLMEMRPRVFQEPEQDRLGNFHLLERDVLDGDNLNKLALQYGCKVADIKRVNNLIQEQDLFALKCIKIPVPKHSFLTESHADPSDYLEEMPVRDQPHRHQVMDFCTEVDNDKEKLIPTTDNRDVELLDDGPKISGLRGQKGQGADWGIQWWNAVVAMLLIGIILPLFYVIYFKTKHSGAASPADGSVTSSPVTSNNSGAGAFGTAGPEPG from the exons ATGCGGCGCGGGGAGCATGTGCCGCACGCGTTCCAGGCCCCGGTGGACGTCCACGCCAGCGCCGACGGCCAGGTGTACATGTTCAAGAGGAAAGCCAACGGCACGGCCGCGTCGTCAGACGGTGAAGACGAGGAGGTGGAGGAACTCGGTCTGATGGAAATGAGACCTCGGGTGTTCCAAGAGCCCGAACAGGACAGGCTGGGGAATTTCCACCTGCTGGAACGGGACGTGTTGGACGGCGACAATCTCAACAAGCTGGCGTTGCAGTACGGATGCAAG GTGGCAGACATAAAGCGCGTGAACAACCTCATACAGGAGCAGGATTTATTTGCACTGAAATGCATCAAAATTCCTGTTCCCAAGCACAGCTTTTTAACGGAATCGCACGCAGACCCGAGTGACTATTTAGAGGAAATGCCCGTCAGGGACCAGCCGCACAGACACCAGGTTATGGACTTCTGCACTGAGGTGGAcaatgacaaggagaagctaATCCCGACCACGGACAACCGCGACGTGGAGCTGTTGGATGATGGACCCAAAATATCGGGCCTAAGAGGACAGAAGGGCCAGGGGGCAGACTGGGGCATCCAGTGGTGGAACGCCGTGGTGGCTATGCTGCTCATCGGCATCATCCTGCCCTTGTTTTACGTTATTTACTTCAAAACCAAACACAGTGGTGCAGCCTCGCCGGCAGATGGCAGTGTCACGTCATCTCCCGTCACGTCAAACAACTCCGGAGCCGGCGCCTTTGGTACCGCTGGACCTGAGCCAGGATAG